ATCATTTTTTTCAAAAACTATTGTATATGTTTGGATTTCAAACACAGGTGCGGGTAAGGTATTCGGAGACAGACCAAATGGGTTATGTTTATTATGGTCATTATGCGTCTTATTATGAAGTAGCAAGGGTGGAGGCACTTCGGTCTTTGGGCATTGCTTATAAAGATATGGAGCATTCTGTATTGATGCCCGTGATAGAATATACTGCCAAGTATTTGAAACCTGCTTTGTATGATGAAGTATTACAGATACAAGTGAGTATTCCTGCTATGCCAAAGGCGAAAATAGTATTTCATTATGCAGTGTATAATGAGAAAGGAGAACTCATCAATACAGCGGAAACGGTGCTTGTATTCGTTCACAAAGAATCAAGGAGACCGGTGCGAATCCCTGATTATTTGGAGAAAGTATTGCAACCGTTTTTTTCATTATGAAGTATGATTTTTTTTGAGAGTCAAATAGAAAAAAAAATATTTCCATAGAAAGTTAATACACTATTCATTATTCCTTCCATTCATTATTTATTACATACTCTTACATAATGCAAGAAATATCTGTTCAAAAATTTATAGAAAAGATGCGAGGTGTTCCCGTTTTAGATGTGCGTTCTCCGATGGAATTTGCTCAGGGGCATATATTAGGTGCTGTCAATATGCCTCTTTTTGATGATACAGAAAGAGCGGAAGTGGGTACTCTCTATAAGCAAGTAGGAAGGCAAGAAGCTATAAAAAAAGGCTTAGAGTTTGCAGGTAGTAAAATGCGTGCTTTTATAGAATTTTCGGAATCTCAAAACGAAAGCAATGAGCGTTTGCTCTACTGTTGGCGGGGAGGGATGCGTTCTAAAAGTTTGGGATGGCTTTTAGATATGTATGGATTTGATGTTTTTTTATTGCAAGGGGGATACAAGGGATTTCGGCATTATCTATTAGAAACATTAGAAGAACCTCTCCCACTTTTAGTATTAACGGGGGCGACGGGTTCGGGGAAGACAGAGCTTTTGCATGCTTTACAGAATCGTGGGGAACAGGTTTTGGATTTAGAATCCCTTGCTCATCATAAAGGTTCTGCTTTTGGAGGATTAGGGCAAGCACCACAGCCCACTTCGGAGCAATTTCAGAATGATTTATTTTTTGAACTGCTCTCTTTGGATAGGAAGAAAAGAATTTGGATAGAAGATGAACCGATTAGGATAGG
Above is a window of Chitinophagaceae bacterium DNA encoding:
- a CDS encoding thioesterase family protein, with amino-acid sequence MFGFQTQVRVRYSETDQMGYVYYGHYASYYEVARVEALRSLGIAYKDMEHSVLMPVIEYTAKYLKPALYDEVLQIQVSIPAMPKAKIVFHYAVYNEKGELINTAETVLVFVHKESRRPVRIPDYLEKVLQPFFSL
- the mnmH gene encoding tRNA 2-selenouridine(34) synthase MnmH, producing MQEISVQKFIEKMRGVPVLDVRSPMEFAQGHILGAVNMPLFDDTERAEVGTLYKQVGRQEAIKKGLEFAGSKMRAFIEFSESQNESNERLLYCWRGGMRSKSLGWLLDMYGFDVFLLQGGYKGFRHYLLETLEEPLPLLVLTGATGSGKTELLHALQNRGEQVLDLESLAHHKGSAFGGLGQAPQPTSEQFQNDLFFELLSLDRKKRIWIEDEPIRIGEVTLPEPFWKQKILAPRFLFTQDISVRIERLVREYGHFGVEELAGKIDKIQKKMGNDAVAKAKYHLLRGEMHKVAEVLLWYYDKAYSQSLQKYESHIVARYSGSNEDFSSLALDIQKIIL